The genome window GATCGGGGACGACATCGAGGCGGTCTGCAAGGCGGCGAGTCAGAAGTTCGGCCGGCCGATCATCCCGGTGAACTCCCCCGGTTTTGTGGGGGGCAAGAATCTGGGAAACAAGCTGGCGTCGGAAGCGCTGCTCGATCACGTCATCGGAACCATTGAGCCCGACGTGACCACTCCGTACGACATCAACATCATCGGCGAGTACAACCTCTCGGGCGAGCTCTGGCAGGTCAAGCCGCTGCTGGACCGGCTCGGGATTCGGATCCTCTCCTGCATCTCGGGTGATGCCCGTTATCGGGAGATCGCCTGGTCCCACCGCGCCAAGGCCGCGATGATGGTCTGCAGCAAGGCCATGATCAACATTGCCAGGAAGATGGAGGAGCGGTACGGCATCCCTTTCTTCGAGGGATCGTTCTACGGGATCTCGGACATGAGCGATTCGCTGCGGAACATCGCCAGGCTTCTGGTGGAGCGGGGGGCGCCGGCGGACCTCCTGGACCGGACCGAAGAGTTGATCCTGGAGCAGGAAGCCCTTGCGTGGGCCAGGCTGGCGCCCTACAAAGAGCGGCTGAAGGACAAACGGGTTCTGCTTATCACCGGCGGGGTGAAGTCGTGGTCCGTGGTGGCGGCGCTTCAGGAGATCGGGATGGAAGTGGTGGGCACCAGCGTGAAGAAGAGCACGAAAGAAGACAAGGAGCGGATCAAGGAGCTCATGGGCCAGGATGCCCACATGATCGAGAATATGGCCCCCCGGGAGATGTACGCCATGCTGAAAGAATCCCGAGCCGATATCTTGATGGCCGGCGGCCGCTCCCAGTTCGTCGCTCTGAAGGCCAAGGTCCCATTCCTCGATATCAACCAGGAGCGTCATCACGCCTACGCGGGCTACGAGGGCATGGTTGAGCTCGTCGAGGAAATCGATAAGGCCATTCACAGCCCGATCTGGGAGCAGGTGCGAAGACCCGCGCCGTGGGAGTCTCGATGTCCGTCGTAACGAAGTCCCATAAATCCTGCTCGGTCAATCCGCTGAAGATGAGCCAGCCGATCGGCGCGGCATTGGCCTTCCTGGGCCTGGATCGTTGCCTGCCGATCCTCCACGGGTCTCAGGGGTGCACCTCCTTCGGCCTCGTGCTCTTTGTTCGCCACTTCCGTGAATCGATCCCCATGCAGACCACGGCCATGAACGAGGTGACCACCATCCTCGGCGGCGCCGAAAACATCGAGGAAGCCCTGCTGACGCTGTACAAGAAGGCCGATCCGGCCGTTGTCGGTCTCTGCACCACCGGCCTCACCGAGACCAAGGGAGAAGACATCGTAGGGGCGGTGAAGGCATTCCAGAGCAAACACCCCGAGCTGGCCGATCGGACCATCGTGCCGGTCTCGACCCCCGACTTCGTGGGCGCGTTCCAGGACGGATGGGCGAAGGCCGTGACCCGGATCGTGGAGGAGCTGGTTGAGGGAGAGTCCGAGGAGCTGTCGGGACGGGTGAACGTTTTGGCCGGGCCGTACCTCACGCCTGCGGATATCGACGAAATCCGCGAACTCATCAAAGCCTTTGATCTCGCGCCGACCATCTTGCCGGATCTTTCGGGATCGCTGGACGGGTATGTCCCGGATGATTTCAGCCCGACGACCATGGGCGGAACCGGCCTGAACGAGATTCGCGCGATGGGGAATGCCGAGATCACACTGGCCTTGGGGGAGAGCCTGCGTCCGGCCGCGGAGGCGTTGCAGAACAAGTGCGGCGTGCCCTTTGTGGTGTTCGACCGCGTGACCGGACTGGAGGCGACCGACCGGTTGATCGATCTGCTCCATCGCCTGAGCGGCGAGGAGGTCCCGGCCAAATATCGACGTCAGCGGAGCCGGCTGGTGGATGCCATGCTGGACGGGCATTTCTCGTTCGGGAGGAAGAAGATTGCCATCGGGGCGGAGCCGGATCTGCTCTATGCTCTCTCCTCATTGTTTGCCGACATGGGCGCCGAGATTGGCGCGGCCGTGACCACCACGGAGTCGCCGATTCTGGAGAAGATCCCGGCCAGCGAAGTCCTCATCGGAGACCTGGAGGACCTGGAAGAGCGGGCAAAAGGATGTGATTTGTTGGTGACGCATTCCCACGGCCGCCAGGCCGCGGAGCGATTGAAGATCCCTCTGCTTCGCGTTGGGATTCCGATCTTCGATCGCCTGGGCGCCGCCCATCGGCTGAGCGCGGGGTATCAGGGGACGATGAGACTGATCTTCGAGGTGGGGAATATGTGGTTGGCCGATCTCAACGAAAACCATCCCGATACCTGGGCACTCCCACGGCGACCCGAACTACTGGACGTCGCGGCGCCTGCCCTGATCGGTGGAGGAGGGCGCTGACATGAAGGTGGCGTTCGCCACGCAGGATCTGGCCACGGTCAACGCGCACTTCGGCTGGGCTAAGCACATCATGGTCTACGACGTCTCGCCGGACGGGTATCGCCACGTGGAAACCCACAACTTTACCGGCGACCTTCAGGAAGACGGCAACGAAGACAAGCTGGCCCCCAAGATCGCGGCCATCAAAGACTGCGCCATTCTCTATGTGGCCGCGATCGGCGGATCGGGCGCAGCCCGGGTCGTGGCCCAGAAGATTCATCCGGTGAAGGTCAACGAACCTGAGCCGATCACCGAGATCCTGCAGAAGCTCCAAGCGGTCTTGGGTGGGACGCCGCCGCCCTGGCTTCGCAAAGCCATGCAGAAGGGACAGGAACGAGTGTTGGATTTCGAGGAGGCGTGAGATGAGCCAGGAGCAGACGGCTGTTGCCGATCCGATGACGTCGCTGTTCGTGAAGGAACTGGTCAAGCAGTTTCGCGCCCAGGACACCCACGGCGCCTGGGACGGCAAGTCCGACCGGGAACTGCTGGCGCCGTTGATCGTCGACAAGGAAAAGCGAAAGACCCTGCCGATCATCGGCGATCCGGACCCCGAGGTCCTCTGGCGGGTGGAGCTGTTCTACAACGCCGTCGGTCTGGCGATCGAGCGCCGCACCGGGATCATGGTCTCCCCCATCATGAAGATGCACCACGAGGGATTCGGACGGATGGCGCTGACGGCAGGCCGGCTCATCGTGGTGAACAAGCAACTGCGCGACGTGCACCGCTTCGGGTTCGCCAGCCTGGAGAAACTGGCCGAGGAAGGGGGAAAGGCGGTGGCTGCAGGCGCGGAGATGATCGAGAAGTTTCCCGATGTGGCGCGGTACGGATCGTAGGAGAATCCGAGATGGAATACGACCTGACCAAGGAGTTCAACAAGCTCGTGGATGCCGAGGACTATTTGAGATTTTTTGCCATCACCTACGATCCCCGAGTCGTTCACGTGAATCGGCTGCACATTTTGAAGAAATTTGCGCTCTTCAAAAACGAGATCGATCGGGCCAACGAGAATCAGCTCCTTGAAGAGCGTCTCTTTTCCTATCGAGAAGCCATGCGCAAGGCCTATGAGACGTTCCTGACCTCCACGGCCCCCGCGGAGCGGCTCTTCAAGGTCTTTCAACAACCCCCGCCTGGGTTGGTGCAAATCACGATGTCACCGGCGCTTGAGCCGTCGGCCGTCAACGAACCGTGAGGTGAGCTATGGACCTGCCAGTGTTGAACGTCAGTAACAGCGCGGACCCCGCGGGCTGCAAGGCCAAAGCAAGTTGCGGCGACAGCCGCGGACCCGGAGACATGGACCCGGAGACCTGGGAGAAGGTCAAAAACCATCCTTGCTACAGCGAGGAAGCCCACCACCACTACGCCCGGATGCACGTGGCGGTGGCTCCCGCCTGCAACATCCAGTGCCACTACTGCAACCGCAAATACGATTGCGCCAACGAGAGCCGGCCCGGCGTGGTCAGCGAGAAATTGACGCCGGAGGATGCCGCCAAAAAAGTGCTCGCCGTGGCCAGCACCATCCCTCAAATGACGGTCCTGGGGATTGCCGGACCCGGAGATCCCCTGGCCAACCCCGACAAGACCTTCCGCACCTTCGACCTGATCGCCGAGAAGGCGCCGGATATCAAGCTCTGCCTGTCCACCAACGGCTTGGCCCTCCCCGACCACGTGGACCGGATCAAGGCCCTGAAGGTCGATCACGTCACCCTTACCATCAACATGGTCGATCCCGAAGTGGGGGAACGCATCTACCCGTGGGTCTTCTACAAGCATAAACGGTGGACGGGGCGCGACGCTGCCAAGATCTTGAGCGAACGCCAGTTGGAGGGGCTCGATCTGCTGACGTCCAACGGCATTCTGTGCAAGGTCAACTCGGTGATGATCCCGGGTGTCAACGACGACCACCTGGCCGAGGTCAACCAGAAGGTCAAGTCGTTGGGGGCGTTCCTCCACAACATCATGCCGCTGATCTCCGCCCCGGAACACGGGACCCATTATGGCCTCACCGGCCAGAGGGGACCGACCGCCCAGGAGCTCAAGGCGTTACAAGATCGCTGCGAGGGGCAGATGAACATGATGCGCCACTGCCGCCAGTGCCGCGCCGACGCGGTGGGACTCCTGGGAGAGGACCGGAGCAAGGAGTTCACCCTGGAGAAGATCCGGGAGATGGACGTGGAGTACGACCTGGACAAACGGCAGGCCTATCAGACCCAGGTGGAGGCCAAGCGCCTCGAGACGAGGAAGGCCAAGGAGGAGGGGCTGAAGGCCCTGGAGGACGTCACGACGGATCTGAAGATCTTGATCGCCGTCGCGACCAAAGGGCAGGGGATCATCAACGAGCACTTCGGACACGCCCATGAATTTCAGGTGTACGAGCTCAGCGGGGGGGGGAGCAAATTCGTCGGCCACCGGCGCGTGGACATGTATTGCCAGGGGGGATTCGGGGAGGAAGACGCCCTCGACACGGTGATCCGGGCGATCAGCGACTGCGTGGCGGTCTTCGCCTCCAAAATCGGCAATTGTCCCAAGGACACGCTCAAGGCCGCCGGGATCGAGCCGGTCGACCGGTATGCCCACGAGTTCATCGAGAAATCGGCCTTGGCGTACTTCAAGGAGTATGCGGAGAAGGTTCGGCGCGGCGAGGTCGTTCATATCCCCCGAGGGGACGCTGAGATCCGGACCGGAGCCCTCGTGTCGGCCGGCGCGACCGGGGAGGATGCGTAAGTGGCGCTCAAGATCATCACGGACAATTGCACGTCCTGCGACGCCTGTTTGCCGGAGTGCCCCAACGAGGCGATTGTTCAGCGCAAGGGGCTCTACTTCATTGAGTGGGAGAAATGCACGGAGTGCGTCGGCTTCTATGACGATCCTCAGTGCACGGCGGTCTGTCCGATCGACGAGACGTGTATCTTGGACCCCGATCACCAAGAGAGTCGGGAAGAACTGTTGGCCAAGAAGAAGCGGCTGCACGCCGCAGAAGGGGTGGGGTGATGCAGATCACGATTACGGAGCGGGCGGGAACGTTCATCCGCCGGATGATCGCCTTTGGGGGCGGCGAGCCTGGCTCGGGATTTCGGCTGGCGGTGAAACCGGGAGGCTGCGCCGGCCTGAGCTACGACTTCAACATCGAGGCAACACCCCAACCGGGAGACGAGGTGGTGGAGGGGCCGGGTTTCAAGGTCCATGTCCCGGTTGAAAGCCGCCCGTACCTGGAAGGAACCACGGTCGATTTTGTCGAGACGCTGATGCAGTCGGGGCTGACCTTCACGAATCCCAACGCCGGCGCGCAATGCGGCTGCGGCAGTTCATTTTCTCCAACGGGCGAAGCCCCGTCGGTTGGTAAGGAGTGCGGAAAACCGTGATGGTGCAGGAGGAGGAATGGATCGAACGCGTGTATTACGGCGGGGATCTCCCCCGTGAAGCCGAACGGTGTCTTCATCTGGCCGCCCTTTCTTACCGGCAGGAAGAGCTGGCCGAGCGATATCTGTACGAGGCTCTCGGGCTCGCCCCGGACCACATCGCGGTCTACATCGGGATGTACAAGTTCTATTTTTACAAGGGGCGACTTGAAGAGGCGTTGGGATGCGCCCTCCGGTGTCTGGAGAAGGCGACCGTGGAGGGCGGTCTCTCTCCGGATTGGCGGCAGGTGAAACCCTCCGATGCGGCTTTTGACGGCTTCAATACCGCCCCGAGATTTTATCTCTTCACGCTGAAGGCCTATGGCTATATCCAGATGCGGCTGGGGAACTTTGAAGCGGGGAGGGCGGCCATCACGAAGGTGATGGAACTGGATCCGGGGGACAAGATGGGTGGGTCCATCCTGCTGGGCATCCTGGATCGGGTGGGGCAAGAGGATCAATGAGGATCAAGAGACATGGGTGACATCAGCCGAGACAGCGACGTGATTGAAATCGCAACCCCCCCGCGGTTCGATTACGGCCAGAAGGTCCGCTCCAAGCGGATGATCCGCAACGACGGAACCTTTCCCGGCAGAGATGTGGGAGAGGTCCTGGTGAAGAAAGGAGACGAGGGATACGTGGCGAGCATCGGCACGTTCCTCCAGCAGTTCTATATCTATGGGATCTACTTCTACGAGAAGGGATATACGGTCGGCTGTCGGGGCAAAGAGTTGGAACCGACGGATGGGGAGGGCGAAAGACCGAAGGTGCCCGGAGAGGGAGACCATGTCGTCTGATCCATTCGTCGTTGCCGTCAAGCTGGGAGACCTTCCCCCGGAGTCCGGTAAGGTGGTGAAGGTCAACAAGCGCAGTCTCCTCCTAGTCAACAAAGGAGGGAGCGTCGCGGCCTTCTTGAACCGCTGTCCCCACCAGGAGAGCCCCTTCGGCGGGACAGCGTACAAACTCTCGGGATGCGTGGCGGGGACCGTGGTCTGTCCGATGCATGAGTGGGTCTTCGACGTTCCCTCCGGCGAAGCGATCGGCCGGCCCGGAGTCTGCCTGAAGCCTTATCCGGTTCAGATCGCTGGCGACGACGTGCTGGTGGCGGTCGAGTCATGATGAATCCGATCTATCTTGATAACAATGCTACGACCCGGATCGCGCCGGAGGTCCTGGAGGCGATGTTTCCCTACTTGGCGAATGTGTATGGGAATCCGTCGAGTCAACACCTCTTCGGCGAGCCGGTCAAGCGGCGGATCGGGGAAGCTCGATCCGCCGTGGCTGCCCTTCTGGGAGCGAGCCCCACGGAGCTCGTCTTCACCAGTGGGGCAACCGAAAGCAACCATACGGCCATCATGGGTGCCCTTGCCATGAGGCCGGGGCGCCGGGAGATCGTGACCATGTCGGTCGAGCATCCTTCGGTTCTCCGCCTCTTCCGCCGCTTGGGTGAAACGGGATATCGGGTGACGTTCCTTCCCGTCCACTCAGACGGTGCCCCGGATATGGACGTGCTGCAAGAGACGGTCACGGAAGAGACGGCCCTGGTCTCCATGATGTGGGCGAATAACGAGACCGGAGTGGTGTTCCCGGTTACGGAAGCGGTGGGTGTGGCAAAGAACAAAGGAGCCCTGTTTCACACCGATGCGGTCCAGGCCATCGGGAAGATTCCCGTCAATCTGTCAGAAAATCCTGCCGACCTCCTCTCCGTCTCGGGCCACAAGCTTCACGCGCCCAAGGGAATCGGGGTTCTCTTCGTCCGGAAGGGACTCACGCTCCCTCCGCTTTTGTTCGGTCATCAGGAGCGGGGAAGGCGAGGGGGGACCGAAAACGTTCCGGGGATCGTGGGGCTGGGAAAGGCCTGTGAGCTGGCTGCGTTGGGTATGGCGGATGATATGGAACGGGTTCGCGGTTTGAGGGATCGGTTGGAACAGGGGATTCTCCGCGCTGTTCCGACGGCCAGGGTCAACGGGGGCCGCCACGGCCGCGTCCCCAACACCGCCAACCTCTGCTTCGGGACCATGGATGCGGAAGCCATCCTGAGCCGGCTGAACCGGCTGGGGATCGCGGTGTCCGCCGGCTCGGCCTGTTCTTCCGGCGGCACCGAGCCGTCGCACGTGTTGACGGCGATGGGGCTGTCTCGCGAAGAGGCTCTCGCCTCGATCCGATTTTCGTTGAGCCGCTATACGACGATCGAGGAGATCTCCAAAGTCTTGGAGGTGCTGCCGGGGATCATGGAGGAACTGACCGCGATGGATCTGGTCCGGGGCTAACTCAGATGAAAGTGATGATCCGAAAAAATGCAGAGGGCATCCTCTCAGCCTACATGGCGAAAAAGGACCTGGAGGAGCCGATCGTGGCGATGGAGAAGGAGACCCTCTGGGGAGGGGCGGTCACCCTGGCCAACGGGTGGAAGCTGGCGTTGCCGGAGATGGCCCAGGACACCCGGCTGCCGATCACCGTGGAAGCGCGCCGACTATGATCTCCCTGTCAGAACCAGACCTCTCGCCCCTGGAATCGGAGGTAGCGGCGGAGGTGCTCCGATCCATCCGGTTCGGTTCCGGAGCGATGGCGGAGGCTTTCGAGGATGTGTTTTCGGATTATGCCGGTAGGGAGTATGCGGCGTCGGTCAGCAGCGGGACCCTGGCCTTGCTCCTCTGTTTGAAGGGCTACGGAATCGGACCGGGGGACGAGGTCGTGGTCTCGCCATTCTCCTGGCATCAGATCGTCCACGCGGTTTCTTTCGTGGGAGCTGAGGCGGTGTTTGCCGACATCGACTATTGGACGTGCACCCTTGACCCTGCCAAGGCGGAACAGAAGATCACGGCGAAGACCAAAGCCATTCTGGTGGGCAATACCAACGGCCACCCCGCCGACTGGGACGCCTTCCGGGATCTGGCCAGGCGGTATGACCTGCGGCTGATCGAGGATTCCACCGAGGCGATCGGCTCGTTGTACAAAGGGACGCCGGTTGGCCGGTTCGGGGACTGCGCGATCTTCTCCCTCTGCGCGCCGGGTCCGCTGGCCACGGGTGGTTGCGCCGTGGTGGTGACGGACGATGGCGATCTGGACCGGGCCGTCCGGTATGGACGGAGTCGGCGGTTGGAGGACCGGTTCTCCATCGTCGTGACCGGCACGCTCTCCCTGGATGCCGGGGTCAACGATCTCTCGGCGGCGTTGGGGCTGGCGCAACTGAGCCGGCCCGACGAGATCCTGGCGCAACGGAAAGCGGTGGAAGCCTGGTATGCCCGGGAGATGAAATCCTTTGAGGGGATCAAGGACCCCTTTGTCGCTCCGTACGCCACCGAAGTCCACTGGTTTCTCTACATGGTCCACCTGGGAACCCGGTTCAGCCGGAGCAGTCGGGACGCGATCATCGAAGACCTCCTGACCGAAGAGGTCGAGGGGACGGCGTATTGCCAACTGGCGCATCTGCAACGGTTTTATGTGGAACGCGGAAGTCGTAAGGGAGCGTGCGCCATCGCGGAGAAAAATGGGGATCGGGCCATCGTCCTCCCCTTCCATGGACATCTGACGGAGGATCAGGTGGTGTTTATCGTGAAAACCTTGAAGGATGCCTCGCTCAACGTGGGGGCCGGGTCGGCCATCTATTTGTAAGAAGAGGGAGCGATGGACTCAAACCAGATCATGATCCACGTCCGGTTCGCCCCGGACGGCACCGTGAAGGAGATCGGCGAGCGGCCCCCCGGGATCACCGCACAGGAGTGGTTCAACCACCTGAGCCGGAACACGCAGAACTGCTACCAGATCTTTTCCGGAGGGCGGGGGATCTTCCGTTTGACCCGAGAACAGGTGGAGGCATGCAAAGGGCTCTCCGCGGTGAAGGAGCCGGCATGACGACGGGAAGAGACCGGGACATGTTTGAAGAGATTGCCGCCGGTCTTGTGGAGGGAACGATCATTCCCTACCTCGGGCCGGGGGTCTTCCAGACGCAGGCCGGCGTTCCCGTCGGTCCCTCGGAGCTGGCGGACTGGCTCTGTCACAAGATCGCGGTTCCCGGCCGAATCCGAGGGAATCTGACGGCCGTGGCCCAGTACATCGAGAACTTCAAGCACCGGAAGACCCTCACCCATCTGATGAACGAGGCCTTCACTCCGGAGACCGTCCCCGCTCCGGCTCACCGGCTTCTGTCGGCTCTGCCGCGCCTGCGGTTGGTGGTGGACACCTGGTATGACGGGACCACGGCCCTGGCGCTGATGGGTTCCGGTGAACAAGGTCGAACCGTGTGTCAGATCACCGGTGTCAGCCGCTCGGAGCATCCGAACGATTGGGTCCGATATGCCGGCGGTGGCGCCTCCATAGAGGCGGCGGACACCGTGCTCTACAAACCCCACGGGTCGGTGTATCCAGAACCGAATTTTCTCGTTTCCGATGCGGACTACGTCGAAGTGCTGACGGAGATCGATATCCAGACGCCGATTCCACCGGTGGTCCAGCGGCTTCGAACCGGGAGCCACTTCCTGTTTCTGGGATGCCGGTTCAACCAGCAGCTTGACCGAATTTTTGCCCGGCAGATCATGAAGCGCTCCTCCGACCGGCACTGGGCCGTCCTGGATGGGGAGCTGTCCAAGAAGGAGGCCCAGTTCCTGGCCGTCCAGGGCATCCTTCCCATCAGGAAAGAGCTGCAGGAGTTTATCGGCGAGTTGGCCGGACGGTGGCCTGTGGTTAGCCACACCGGAGGGGAGACCGTGTCATGCAAATCGGTGTAGAGGCTGCTCGTGCGGTGGAAAACAAAAGAGTCTTTGTGGTCGAGCCGGATGAGGTCACCCGCGCCGCCCTCCAGTTCATGCTCCACGATGAGAACGAGACGCATGAACTGCGCGACGTGCCGACGGTGTACCTGAAAGGCCGCGAGCACCGACCTGATCTGATTCTTCTGGGATTGTCCATCATCCGCGATCAGGGGGTGCAGGTCCTGGGCGCGCTTAAAGGCGCCTTCCCCGGTGTGAAGATCGTCCTGGTGGTGGATGCCGATGCGATGCCGACGGTCAAAGAGGCGCTCGGAGCCGGTGCGGATGACACCTTGCTCAAACCCTTGCGGGTGGAAGCGGTGAGGGAAACGGTGGATCGCCATCTTGGACGGAACGGGATACCTCACGGCGTGGAATCGAATCCTTTTCGGATTCTTCAATGAAGGGATCAGTCAGATGAGCGCGACGGAAATGGTCACCGGCGTGACGCAGGGCGGAACCGTCTGGATTCCACGGTTTGTCCAGAACATCGACGCCTCAAAGTGCATTGGCTGTGGCCGGTGCTTCAAGGTCTGCGGCCGGGATGTGATGCGGTTGACGCCCGTGGACGAGGACGGGACGTTGATCGTAGTGACGGATGAAGACGAGGAGTTCGAGAAACAGGTGATGACCCTGGCTCATCCCGAGAGCTGCGTCGGATGCGAAGCCTGTTCCCGGGTCTGCCCGAAACAGTGTTACACCCACGGCCCTCTGCCGGCCGTAACAACCTGAGGGGAGCCACATGAAGATGGTCCGCGCAATTGTCCGCCCGGAGAAGGAGCAGGAGGTGGTTCTGGCTTTGGAGGGAGCGGGTTTTCCCGCCGTCACCAAGTCCCACGTCTTCGGGCGGGGTAAGCAGAAAGGGCTCCAGGTGGGGAGCGTTCACTACGATGAGCTTCCCAAGCTGGTCCTCATGATGGTGGTGGAGGATCAGAATGCCGACGAGGTGGTCCAGTTGATTCTCAAGACGGCGAGAACCGGGAACATCGGCGATGGAAAGGTGTTCGTGAGCCCCGTCGAGCGGTCATATACCATCAGGACCGGAAAGCCGGAACTGTAACCATGAAGGAGATCATCGCGATCATTCGACGAGACAAGTTCCCCATGACCAAGCGTGTCCTGGACGAGATCGGCTGTTCCGCCATGACCGTCTACAGCGTGGAGGGGCGAGGCAAACAAAAAGGCCGGTTCTCTGAAATCGATCCTGAGCTGCCGGAACACTACGAAGGCGTCTCGCGGATCATGACCAAACCGACACCGTCGGTGTACGCCCTGGAGCATCAGATCACCAAGCCGGTCCTCTATGTTCCCAAACGAATGCTCAGGATGGTTGTTCCGAATGACAAGGTGGACCCGGTCGTCGAGGCTCTGATCCAGGTAAACCGCACCGGGGCCCACGGGGACGGCAAGGTCTTCGTGACACCGGTGGAGGAGGCCTGGCAGATCAGAACGTCACAAGTCGGCGAGGAGATGTTGCAATGAACGACACGATGACGATCGAGGAGTTGAAGGTACGGGTCAAGCGACTGAACTCGGAGGCGGGGCAATTGAAAATGGACCTGCACGACCTGGCCGAGGACCTTCCCAAGGGGTGGGAGACGATCATGGAGGTCGCGCAAAAGACCCATCAAAAGTACGTCGACCTGATGTCGGCACGGCAACAATTGACGGAAATGGAGAAGCAGGCGAATGGATGAGGCGGTTGGACGGGTCATCGAGGTGCTTGAGGAAATTCGCCCCGAGTTGATCGCGGAGGGTGGAGACGTCAAGGTGGCCGGCTGCGCCGACGGGGTGGTCTACGTGAGCCTCGCCGGCCCGTTCACCGCCTGGTGTCGAACCCGCCGGATGGTGCTCTGGAACATCGAGCAGATGGTGAGGGAACGACTCCCCTGGATCGAGCGGGTCGAGGCGGTCTGCCCGCCGCCGGAAGATCAGGCGTGGTAAGCGCATGGGGTGTGAGGGGAGCATCCGGGATCGGGAGATGAGTGACGGTGTCAGAAACGTGTTCATCGACGACACCACCCTGCGTGATGGGGAGCAGGCGGCCGGAGTCGCCTTCACCATCGACGAGAAGCTGAGGATCGCCAGACTGCTGGATGACTGTGGCGTCGATCAGATCGAGGCCGGAACCCCGGCGATGGGCGGAGAGGAGCAGGAGGCGGTTCGAGCCATCGCTGCGCTGGGTCTTCGGGCCGAGGTCCTCGCGTGGTGCCGGGCCACGCGGTCGGACATCGATGCGGCGCTGGCCTGCGGGGTGAAGTGGGTGCACATCTCCCTTCCGGTCTCCGATCTTCATATCGAGCGCAAGCTCCGGAAGACGCGCGCCTGGGTGCTGGCGCGACTCCGCTGGGCCCTTTCCTACGCCAAGCGACGGGGTCTCACAGTGTCGGTTGGGGCGGAGGACGCCTCCAGAGCCGACTGGACGTTTCTGGTCCAGTACGGTCAAACCGCCGCGGAGTCTGGCGCAGACCGGTTTCGCTACTGTGACACCGTCGGCATCCTGGACCCCTTCGTCACCTACGAGATGATCCGTCTCCTCTCGGATCGCCTGCCCATCCCGATCGAGATTCATACCCATAATGATTTTGGTCTGGCGACCGCCAACGCCTTGGCGGCCGTGAAGGGAGGGGCTGTCGCTGTCAATACCACCGTCAACGGCCTGGGAGAGCGAGCCGGCAACGCCGCCCTGGAAGAGGTCGTCATGGCCCTCAAACATCTTGAGGAAGAGGCACTCTCCCTGAAGACCGAAGCCCTGCTTCCCCTCTGCCAAGAAGTCGCCAGGGCCTCGGGCCGTCCCATCCCGCCCTGGAAGGCCGTGGTGGGACGCTGCATCTTTGCCCACGAGTCGGGGATCCACGCGGATGGCGTTCTGAAGGACCCGCTGACGTATGAGGCTTTTCCGCCGGAGGAGGTGGGGCTTTCGCGAACCCTGGCGGTGGGAAAACACTCGGGATCGCACCTGCTCAAGGAGCGGTTTGATCGGCTGGGGATCCTCCTCTCGAACGAGGAGGCGGGAGCCATGCTCCCGGTCGTCCGCCGTCTGGCCACTCAGAAGAAGCACGTGCTGACGGACAAGGATCTCGTGCAGCTCCGCAAGATGACCTTGTCCAGTTCGAGCGCGGGAGGCAGGCGTGGGTAACATCCTGGACGA of Nitrospirota bacterium contains these proteins:
- the nifN gene encoding nitrogenase iron-molybdenum cofactor biosynthesis protein NifN — encoded protein: MSVVTKSHKSCSVNPLKMSQPIGAALAFLGLDRCLPILHGSQGCTSFGLVLFVRHFRESIPMQTTAMNEVTTILGGAENIEEALLTLYKKADPAVVGLCTTGLTETKGEDIVGAVKAFQSKHPELADRTIVPVSTPDFVGAFQDGWAKAVTRIVEELVEGESEELSGRVNVLAGPYLTPADIDEIRELIKAFDLAPTILPDLSGSLDGYVPDDFSPTTMGGTGLNEIRAMGNAEITLALGESLRPAAEALQNKCGVPFVVFDRVTGLEATDRLIDLLHRLSGEEVPAKYRRQRSRLVDAMLDGHFSFGRKKIAIGAEPDLLYALSSLFADMGAEIGAAVTTTESPILEKIPASEVLIGDLEDLEERAKGCDLLVTHSHGRQAAERLKIPLLRVGIPIFDRLGAAHRLSAGYQGTMRLIFEVGNMWLADLNENHPDTWALPRRPELLDVAAPALIGGGGR
- the nifX gene encoding nitrogen fixation protein NifX, with translation MKVAFATQDLATVNAHFGWAKHIMVYDVSPDGYRHVETHNFTGDLQEDGNEDKLAPKIAAIKDCAILYVAAIGGSGAARVVAQKIHPVKVNEPEPITEILQKLQAVLGGTPPPWLRKAMQKGQERVLDFEEA
- a CDS encoding NifX-associated nitrogen fixation protein — its product is MSQEQTAVADPMTSLFVKELVKQFRAQDTHGAWDGKSDRELLAPLIVDKEKRKTLPIIGDPDPEVLWRVELFYNAVGLAIERRTGIMVSPIMKMHHEGFGRMALTAGRLIVVNKQLRDVHRFGFASLEKLAEEGGKAVAAGAEMIEKFPDVARYGS
- the nifW gene encoding nitrogenase-stabilizing/protective protein NifW, with amino-acid sequence MEYDLTKEFNKLVDAEDYLRFFAITYDPRVVHVNRLHILKKFALFKNEIDRANENQLLEERLFSYREAMRKAYETFLTSTAPAERLFKVFQQPPPGLVQITMSPALEPSAVNEP
- the nifB gene encoding nitrogenase cofactor biosynthesis protein NifB, with amino-acid sequence MLNVSNSADPAGCKAKASCGDSRGPGDMDPETWEKVKNHPCYSEEAHHHYARMHVAVAPACNIQCHYCNRKYDCANESRPGVVSEKLTPEDAAKKVLAVASTIPQMTVLGIAGPGDPLANPDKTFRTFDLIAEKAPDIKLCLSTNGLALPDHVDRIKALKVDHVTLTINMVDPEVGERIYPWVFYKHKRWTGRDAAKILSERQLEGLDLLTSNGILCKVNSVMIPGVNDDHLAEVNQKVKSLGAFLHNIMPLISAPEHGTHYGLTGQRGPTAQELKALQDRCEGQMNMMRHCRQCRADAVGLLGEDRSKEFTLEKIREMDVEYDLDKRQAYQTQVEAKRLETRKAKEEGLKALEDVTTDLKILIAVATKGQGIINEHFGHAHEFQVYELSGGGSKFVGHRRVDMYCQGGFGEEDALDTVIRAISDCVAVFASKIGNCPKDTLKAAGIEPVDRYAHEFIEKSALAYFKEYAEKVRRGEVVHIPRGDAEIRTGALVSAGATGEDA
- a CDS encoding YfhL family 4Fe-4S dicluster ferredoxin — protein: MALKIITDNCTSCDACLPECPNEAIVQRKGLYFIEWEKCTECVGFYDDPQCTAVCPIDETCILDPDHQESREELLAKKKRLHAAEGVG
- a CDS encoding iron-sulfur cluster assembly accessory protein encodes the protein MQITITERAGTFIRRMIAFGGGEPGSGFRLAVKPGGCAGLSYDFNIEATPQPGDEVVEGPGFKVHVPVESRPYLEGTTVDFVETLMQSGLTFTNPNAGAQCGCGSSFSPTGEAPSVGKECGKP
- a CDS encoding nitrogen fixation protein NifZ yields the protein MGDISRDSDVIEIATPPRFDYGQKVRSKRMIRNDGTFPGRDVGEVLVKKGDEGYVASIGTFLQQFYIYGIYFYEKGYTVGCRGKELEPTDGEGERPKVPGEGDHVV
- a CDS encoding Rieske (2Fe-2S) protein yields the protein MSSDPFVVAVKLGDLPPESGKVVKVNKRSLLLVNKGGSVAAFLNRCPHQESPFGGTAYKLSGCVAGTVVCPMHEWVFDVPSGEAIGRPGVCLKPYPVQIAGDDVLVAVES